In Mesorhizobium sp. 113-3-3, a genomic segment contains:
- a CDS encoding DMT family transporter, with translation MHRHAYLFLLLTTLLWGGNSVAGKLAVDHVSPMMLVFLRWVLAVAILLPIGWRTIQQDWPVVRRHWLILAALGASGFTLFNVIFYTALNYTTAINVSIEQAAMPILIMTANFIFFRLRVNWAQIAGVVLTIAGVILTACHGDPRRLLTLELNFGDAIMLVAVVLYSGYSVGLRLKPAMRWQSLMLAMSIAALITSLPFLLWEVAAGKAIVPDARGWTVIVYTAIGASVVSQITYIRGNELIGANRAGLFINLVPIFGTLLSVLIVGETFQLYQALALVLVLGGIGLAEHSGRKMAMTSRAKAH, from the coding sequence ATGCATCGACACGCCTACTTATTCCTGCTGCTCACCACCTTGCTGTGGGGTGGCAATTCGGTGGCCGGCAAGCTCGCGGTCGATCATGTCTCGCCGATGATGCTGGTCTTCCTGCGCTGGGTGCTGGCGGTGGCGATCCTGCTGCCGATCGGCTGGCGCACGATCCAACAGGACTGGCCCGTGGTGCGCAGGCACTGGCTCATTCTGGCGGCACTGGGCGCCAGCGGCTTCACGCTGTTCAACGTGATCTTCTACACGGCGCTCAACTACACGACGGCGATCAACGTCTCGATCGAACAGGCGGCGATGCCGATCTTGATCATGACAGCCAATTTCATCTTCTTCCGGCTGCGTGTGAACTGGGCGCAGATCGCCGGCGTCGTACTGACCATTGCCGGCGTGATCCTGACCGCTTGCCACGGCGATCCCCGCCGGTTGCTGACGCTGGAACTCAATTTCGGCGACGCCATCATGCTGGTGGCGGTCGTCCTCTACAGCGGCTATTCGGTCGGGCTGCGGCTGAAGCCGGCGATGCGCTGGCAGAGCCTGATGCTGGCCATGTCGATCGCGGCACTCATCACCTCGCTGCCCTTCTTGCTGTGGGAGGTCGCCGCCGGCAAGGCCATCGTCCCCGACGCGCGCGGCTGGACGGTCATCGTCTATACCGCGATCGGCGCCTCGGTCGTCTCGCAGATAACTTATATCAGGGGCAACGAGCTGATCGGCGCCAACCGCGCCGGCCTGTTCATCAACCTGGTGCCGATCTTCGGCACGTTGCTTTCGGTGCTGATCGTCGGCGAGACGTTCCAGCTCTATCAGGCGCTGGCGCTTGTGCTCGTGCTGGGCGGCATCGGGCTTGCCGAACATAGCGGGCGCAAGATGGCGATGACCTCGCGAGCCAAGGCGCACTGA
- a CDS encoding adenylosuccinate synthase: MANVVVVGSQWGDEGKGKIVDWLSERADVVVRFQGGHNAGHTLVVDGKVYKLSLLPSGVVRQGKLSIIGNGVVFDPHAFVAEVAKLKAQGVEVTPERLKIAENTALILSLHRELDGFREDAASNSGTKIGTTRRGIGPAYEDKVGRRAVRVMDLADLETLPLKVDRLLTHHNALRRGLGHGEVTHDAIMTELTSVADEILPYMDRVWKILDDKRRAGERILFEGAQGTLLDIDHGTYPFVTSSNTVAGQAAAGSGVGPGAIGYVLGITKAYTTRVGEGPFPTEQKNEIGEFLGTRGHEFGVVTGRKRRCGWFDAVLVRQAVAVNGIKGIALTKLDVLDGLDEIKVCTGYRLDGEMIDYLPASQGAQARVEPVYETLEGWKGTTAGARSWNDLPAQAVKYVRYIEELIGAPVALLSTSPERDDTILVTDPFQD, translated from the coding sequence ATGGCCAATGTGGTGGTCGTCGGCTCGCAGTGGGGCGACGAAGGCAAGGGCAAGATCGTCGACTGGCTGTCGGAGCGCGCCGATGTCGTGGTGCGTTTCCAGGGCGGCCACAATGCCGGCCACACGCTGGTCGTCGACGGCAAGGTCTACAAGCTGTCGCTGTTGCCGTCAGGCGTCGTGCGGCAGGGCAAGCTGTCCATCATCGGCAATGGCGTGGTCTTCGACCCGCATGCTTTCGTGGCCGAAGTGGCGAAGCTCAAGGCGCAAGGCGTCGAGGTGACGCCCGAGCGCCTGAAAATAGCCGAAAACACAGCGCTTATCCTGTCGCTGCACCGGGAGCTGGACGGATTCCGCGAGGACGCCGCGTCAAATTCCGGGACGAAGATTGGCACGACCCGCCGGGGCATCGGTCCGGCCTATGAGGACAAGGTGGGTCGGCGCGCGGTGCGGGTGATGGATCTGGCGGATTTGGAAACGCTTCCCCTGAAGGTCGACAGGCTGCTGACGCACCACAATGCGCTGCGCCGCGGGCTTGGCCATGGCGAAGTCACGCATGACGCGATCATGACCGAATTGACCTCGGTCGCCGACGAGATCCTGCCCTATATGGACCGTGTCTGGAAGATCCTCGACGACAAGCGCCGCGCCGGCGAGCGCATCCTGTTCGAGGGCGCGCAAGGCACGTTGCTCGACATCGACCACGGCACCTATCCGTTCGTCACCTCGTCGAACACGGTGGCCGGCCAGGCCGCCGCCGGCTCGGGCGTCGGACCGGGCGCCATCGGCTATGTCTTGGGCATCACCAAGGCCTACACGACGCGCGTCGGCGAAGGTCCGTTCCCGACCGAACAGAAGAACGAGATTGGCGAATTCCTCGGCACGCGCGGCCATGAATTCGGCGTCGTCACCGGGCGCAAGCGCCGCTGCGGCTGGTTCGACGCGGTGCTGGTGCGCCAGGCTGTCGCCGTCAACGGCATCAAGGGCATCGCATTGACCAAGCTCGACGTGCTCGACGGGCTGGACGAGATCAAGGTCTGCACCGGCTATCGCCTCGACGGCGAGATGATCGACTATTTGCCGGCCAGCCAGGGCGCGCAAGCCCGTGTCGAACCGGTCTACGAGACGCTGGAAGGGTGGAAAGGCACCACTGCCGGCGCGCGCAGCTGGAACGATCTTCCGGCCCAGGCCGTCAAATATGTCCGATACATAGAGGAGTTGATCGGCGCGCCGGTGGCACTCCTCTCCACCAGCCCGGAACGGGACGATACGATACTTGTGACCGATCCGTTTCAAGACTAG